The genome window GCCATCCTATATCATTTTAGGCAATCAACTTTATTACTAATCTACgtaacttatttaaataatacaattaaatttcttataaaaatagcTCCAAATTTTAAACTTTGTTTCATATGTAAGCACTTGCACCAGTAggtgcaaaatagaaaaaaggcataattttacacattttttgcCCAAAATTTACCCACATCAGCACTTCTATATCATTGTAGATATATATTATTGCTAcagtaagagcatccacatccgtggatgcaaaaaatttttaaatttgcacatctaaaacctactttttctattttacacttctatttttacaaaacacccacatcaatttgtttattatatgcatttattcaaataaaatagtcATCTTCAAATCAATCCACAcccacccaaccaccaccatcaaccCACCCATCAACCCAATGACCAAACTTTGAatccaaaatagatttttgaactTACAAACTCTACAAACTATCACCCATTTTCCAAACACCAAGCTATCAAATCACagtcccattttttttttctttcttcttcttcacatttATTTATCAACAACAATGCAATtccaaatccaatttttttcacatttttcaagaACTACAATCCGGGCAGCGAATCAAACCATTTTCATTGCATTCCAAGCATCTCTGGACTTTGTCTTCTTCCTCATCAAACACCTTCTTACTCCCATTGCAGTTTGTGCATGGTGCGAACCAGACATCACCGCAGCTGTCGCAGTGAAACCCATTCAATCCCAAACACATTAATCACCCACCTAACCCGAAACCTAGTCAAGCCAAATCATCACCCACCCAACTCGAAACCCATTGATGATTTGATCAGCGTGGTTTGATGATCGGAGAGGCCTTCATTTGATTATTTGATCGACGTGGTTTGATGATTGGCAACAATGGATGATCTGCGTGGTTCGATAATCGGCGATTGGCCTAGTTTGATGATTTATTGGCGGCAGTGGTTTGATGATTGGCAGCAATAAAGGAATGATTTGATCAAATGGAGAAAGGGAGAGTGAGGTGAGAGTGACCAAAAACCCAGAGACAaggagagaaggagagagaagaaattattaaaacaataaatgCACATGCTAcaataaccgtgcatatatgcacggttattgTAGCAATTatgcatttatgcacaattttacactcactgatgtgggttttttttgctcaaaatgtgtaaaatcagttactttttccattttgcacAACTTTGCACATATTGATGGGATGCTTTAATTGCGTAAATTTACACggttattatatttttgtattttaattttttttctctctctcttagttgTACCCTCTCACATCCACTTTCACACTCTTTTATTCCATTTCAGAATCTCTCACCGGaatcctctctctttctctcatggCCAAAATTTGGAATTAAGCCCGTTTCCCAAACAATATAGTTAGTAGGCATGGTTtcaaaagtatatattttactaacatttcgagtcttaaagactcgattttgggctaTAAATTAAGTCTTAAAGACTCAGTTTTCATGGTCTGATCacgtctgatgtggcatttttttcaCATGGCATTCACCTGGaaatcaagtctctaagacttgatTTATAAGCCTTTACAAAACAAGTATAATATTTTAAGCACACAGGCCTTTACATCTTCTCATCTCAtcagagaaggaaaaaaaaaaaaatagaaacatggGTTAATATGAAGATCAAGATTGGAGTGGGTGGCTTCAGATCGGCGTGGGTGGGTGGGTTTCAAGTCGGTGTGGGTGGCTTCAACTCGGCATGGGCCGTGTGTGGTCGTGGGGCGTGGGTGGCTGTCGATGGTTGTCAGTGCTCATGGCTAGCCATGGGTCAGGTTCAAATCGTTATCGAAGATCGAGATCGGAGTGGGTGGCTTCAAATCGGTGTGGGACCATGGGTGGGTGGGTTTCAAGTCGACGTGGGTGGCTTCAGCTTGGCGTGGGCCGTGTGTGGTCGTGGGGCGTGGGTGGCCGTCGGTTGTCGATGGTCGTTGGTCATTGGTGCTCGTGGCTAGCTATAGGTTGAGTTCAGATCGCTGTGGGTCACGTGGGTTGAAAAAACTAAGTAAAATGGGTTTTCTTGGTGGATTAGTTCTCtataactttgttttttttcaaaatttttggtttaaccTCTCTTAtgtgttttgggtttgtgggtatggATTTGGCGGTGGTGGTGTTGTTGGATTTCAGGTGGTGGCGACGGTTGTTGTGCTGTGGGtgagtttctctctctctctctcctcggattctttctctctctgatctgaTTTGGGTTTTCAAGTTCAGTTTTTAGTCAAAATAGAAAAACCTAGAAAAATTGTTTCATTGTTGAATAAATAGCGAATGTGTGTTTCTGGGATTGTTGTGGTTCTGggatttcttttaaaaaaaaaaagggtatttcTGAGAATGGCTTGTACATAAGAGACttagactaaaaaaaattttggcttataaattgagtcttagagactcgatttccaggtagACGCCACGTGGAAAAAATGCCATATCAAACGTGATCAGACCATGAAAACCGAGTCtatgagactcgatttatagcccaaaatcaagtttttgagactcgagatgttagtaaaaaatatagtttgaaaacaatgcctactaattatattgtttggaagTCAGTAttaattcccaattttggccttctctcatctcatcaTCTTCCTCTCTCAAAGTTCCATGGCTGGACGTCTCACCGTCGCTCACTCCCGCTTCCACCTCCATGGTGGTTTACCTTTATTCCTCGCCACAAAGCCCTTTTCGATCTCACCTTTTGCCTTAGCCAGACCTGAAACCAAGCAAACCATGTCGCTCACTGCTGCCACCTCCATGGAGGTTTtccttcttctattttttctttgtttgatttgtgGGTTTGGGGATTTAGATTTGACTTTGCTATTAAAGATTTGATGTTGCTTGCATGTGCTTGGTTTGGATTggattttgatttcaaatgtaTTTGGGTTCATCTCAAGGAAAATTTGATTGGGGTTTCGTGTATGGTGGATTTGGTTTGAGATTTCcttggatttgtgtttttggatttgttgtttGTGTTGCTGTGGGTGTGAGCTTTGATATAGGGTTTGCTTCAACATGGGTCAGATATGTTGTATATATTTTGGTGGTTGTAatgctggtggtggtggtggttatgGTTGAACATGGGTTGGTAgctgtgagagagagggagagaaagagaacgtTGAACTGTATGCTGAAggaagtaataatttttttttttaaaaaaatgaatattatattgaaataaatttgtaaaataaataagctgatgtgggtgtttttagaaaatgggtgtgtaaaatagaaaaagtaagttgtTATGCTAGAATAGACAGCAATTTATTCACatactgatgtgaatgctctaagctTTTTATcggtaagaaaaaaatagacaaaatttagttacaaaattagtcgTAGTataaggttacaaccttactcaataaaataaacattactacgtATTTTGAAAATCGAACAactgaattgcatgttctttatactcttaatacacatgtcaaattttgtgtcaatcggatattatttactatatgatctataagtttatattttatgcataattttaaactacataacttgtaatttaaacaatttattgatgaaatacctattgatctttaaatttttagaaattttgcaagtatggaggatataagaagaaaatgtaatctaatggtaaatttgtcaaaattaaccttcaataaaaagatattaaataaatgtgtagttttaaattataaccaattttgtaactaaatattgtcacaaaaaaattgtaaaatttaatgaatataaagagtaaagactttttttttcttttaattctatataaaataaaataaaaattatttgttgttTTATAAAAGTAAGAAGTACTActtccataatatttttacaatatttttataacaaattaaaggtggttagttgttatttggttcaaatttgaacctacaactaagattacttttttattctaacaataacaatcaataaTAACCAGTCATTTAAAATTGATTGTaaagatattatgaaaatattaaatttttaaacatttcTCTTATGCGACAAAAGTTTATATAATATTAGAGTGACAAGTGACAACTCTGTCGTTGTGCCacactcttcttctctttttttataaCAGTGCCACACTGATCTTCTTGAATCATCCTTAATATTTTAcgataaaattgaaaaactgaGTCACAAAAAGCAGAGAGAGATCGATTACCATGGCAGCATCCAAGCTGCAAGCTTTTTGGAACCACCCCGCTGGCCCCAAAACCAGTTTGTAGCTTCCTCACATTTCCAATTTTACTTTTGgacccttttatttatttattatgttcaGTTTGTAAATTCAACTTGTATGATTTAAAATgaagcaaattttttatttattttttttttggtatctgCGTCTTGTGTTATTTGTGCAAATAAATCATTTATTGTCTAATGGTGGAATGAGTCATTTTTAGTGTTTGTCTTTGGCTGAGTAAATTTGCTGAAATTGAGATAATAATATAGTGAGTGACTGAGTGTTTAAATATTTGTTGAGCTAGTATTTTGTCCTGAAGTCTACTATGTAGTGTAGGAATTTACTTGCAATCAGTATTCTGATGCAGAATTTGATGAGTCTTAACAAAGAGTGGTGGGTCATTCTATAAATGAAACTCTGTATTCATTGACTTCATTGTAAAGGTGgtgaacttttttttctttttttttcagttctttTTCAGGCGTTGGTGTTTGTCCTTTTGCATTCTTTAGGCTGATAAAACTCCATTGTTCTGTTAAGGAAAGcactttttcttcttaaaagaTTAGTTTCATTGAGaattatttcttatttcttCCAGACTCTTGAGCAATCTCTGATGGCAGATAGTGTTGATAGGACTGAATACACATTATGGAGCTATAAGAAGTTTTGAAATATACCAAAGCTATTGTTTCTTTGAGTTACCACTTGATCTTGTTGACCAATGTTGAGTTGCTGCCTCTGTATTGCTTGTAGTTTTTGTTCCAATGTGTTCTTAAGAGTCTCATAATTGCAGTTCACTTTTGGGCTCCAACTTTTAAATGGGTCATCTCCATAGCAAACGTTGCAGATTTCTCAAAGCCACCTGAAAAGATTTCTTATCCTCAGCAAATAGGTATGCATCTCATAAACATATGCATTGCAGAATTTTAGCTGTCTGGTTTTTAATTACTGTTTTTAATAAAGGATATACATTCTAGTCTTTCTCCAAGTGCTTTTGTGCCTTATTGTCAAATTGATGTTCATACTAACCACAATTGCCGTGCAGCTGTTACATGCACTGGACTTATTTGGTCACGCTACAGCATGGTGATTATTCCGGTATGGTTCCTTTCAAGCTTTTGGAGAGACTTAAATGCAGATGAATTTTTAACTGTtaaatctttatatatttttgttctgCAACATAATAATATAAGTTTGTTTTCTGTatacattttcaataatatCCCTTCCCTTAATGGTTTGAA of Quercus lobata isolate SW786 chromosome 8, ValleyOak3.0 Primary Assembly, whole genome shotgun sequence contains these proteins:
- the LOC115955152 gene encoding mitochondrial pyruvate carrier 4-like, giving the protein MAASKLQAFWNHPAGPKTIHFWAPTFKWVISIANVADFSKPPEKISYPQQIAVTCTGLIWSRYSMVIIPKNWNLFSVNVAMAGTGLYQLTRKIKHDYFSETEAAVAKE